Proteins from a genomic interval of Salinarchaeum sp. Harcht-Bsk1:
- a CDS encoding mandelate racemase/muconate lactonizing enzyme family protein — MKVTDVEAIPVAMEVLPESDPNGLAPYVTNHGQVETMERMLIRLETDSGVTGWGEMRSSLALETTASVIENDVAPELVGRSVAEAEAFADEFFYEYLDVGPFVGGVEMAMHDALGKIRGVPVHELLGGKTRDSVEFAYCVGILDEEDSREHARRALDGGYSVLKTKAGRDWTEDVRRILAMDDEADGELSFRLDPNQGWTPDQAVRVGAALGDNGVYCQYLEQPVRIDSVGTYESLRNRLRTPIAVNEDTYFDRNLFQHGAAGAIDCAVIDVVPAGGFRAAKRLAGVADDAGISLAHHNAFDLGVKTAAVLHLTASTPAINLPPDTIYYAWADDVIAEPFEVDDAEIEVPDGPGLGVDVDEGKLEQYRID; from the coding sequence ATGAAGGTCACCGACGTGGAGGCGATCCCGGTCGCGATGGAGGTCCTCCCGGAGTCCGACCCGAACGGCCTCGCGCCGTACGTCACGAACCACGGGCAGGTCGAGACGATGGAGCGGATGTTGATTCGCCTCGAAACGGACTCGGGCGTCACTGGCTGGGGCGAGATGCGCTCCTCGCTCGCGCTCGAGACCACCGCGAGCGTGATCGAGAACGACGTCGCGCCGGAACTCGTCGGCCGCTCGGTCGCGGAGGCCGAGGCGTTCGCGGACGAGTTCTTCTACGAGTACCTGGACGTCGGGCCGTTCGTCGGGGGCGTCGAGATGGCGATGCACGACGCGCTGGGCAAGATTCGTGGCGTCCCGGTCCACGAACTGCTCGGGGGCAAGACCCGCGACAGCGTCGAGTTCGCGTACTGCGTCGGCATCCTCGACGAGGAGGACTCTCGCGAGCACGCCCGTCGCGCACTCGACGGGGGCTACTCCGTCCTGAAGACGAAGGCCGGCCGGGACTGGACGGAGGACGTCCGCCGGATCCTCGCGATGGACGACGAGGCAGACGGCGAACTCTCCTTCCGGCTCGACCCGAACCAGGGCTGGACGCCCGACCAGGCCGTCCGCGTCGGCGCCGCCCTCGGGGACAACGGCGTCTACTGCCAGTACCTCGAACAGCCCGTTCGCATCGACAGCGTCGGGACCTACGAGTCGCTGCGCAACCGCCTGCGCACCCCGATCGCCGTCAACGAGGACACCTACTTCGACCGGAACCTCTTCCAGCACGGCGCCGCCGGTGCAATCGACTGCGCCGTCATCGACGTCGTCCCCGCGGGCGGGTTCCGCGCCGCGAAGCGGCTCGCGGGGGTGGCCGACGACGCCGGCATCTCGCTGGCCCACCACAACGCGTTCGACCTCGGGGTCAAGACCGCGGCCGTGTTGCACCTCACCGCGAGCACGCCAGCGATCAATCTGCCCCCGGACACCATCTACTACGCCTGGGCCGACGACGTGATCGCGGAGCCGTTCGAGGTGGACGACGCGGAAATCGAGGTGCCCGACGGACCGGGGCTGGGGGTGGACGTGGACGAGGGGAAGCTGGAGCAGTACCGGATCGACTGA
- a CDS encoding DUF371 domain-containing protein codes for MSEDTDALASDAEQVRYEEVLRATGHEHVQGTHASTFEVTTDDFLTPAGDCIVGIEADRAPASFDDAFVAACQDPDATIVTELSVAGDEGEDSADGPATQRIVARGDPDLSFENDRSAVWRTSEYVDDRTVAVEADHAAADLDRDLVTALAAGAELEVTIVVEAPA; via the coding sequence ATGAGTGAGGACACCGACGCGCTGGCGAGCGACGCCGAGCAGGTCCGGTACGAGGAAGTGCTCCGTGCGACGGGCCACGAGCACGTCCAGGGGACCCACGCCTCGACGTTCGAGGTGACGACGGACGACTTCCTGACGCCCGCCGGGGACTGTATCGTCGGCATCGAGGCCGATCGCGCCCCGGCGTCATTCGACGACGCGTTCGTCGCAGCCTGCCAGGACCCCGACGCCACGATCGTGACCGAGTTATCCGTCGCCGGTGACGAAGGCGAAGACAGCGCCGACGGACCGGCCACCCAGCGAATCGTCGCCCGCGGGGACCCCGACCTCTCCTTCGAGAACGACCGGAGCGCAGTCTGGCGGACGAGCGAGTACGTCGACGACCGGACGGTCGCGGTCGAGGCCGATCACGCCGCTGCCGACCTCGATCGCGACCTCGTCACCGCTCTCGCGGCTGGAGCGGAACTCGAGGTGACGATCGTGGTCGAAGCGCCAGCGTAG
- a CDS encoding nucleotidyltransferase domain-containing protein, with the protein MSRDTGADAERGLSVTLPVPLPDDSLFGLASTDAVIEYLARNRTESIAQTDLADRIDSPESSVQRAVDVLAANDLVEVRYEGNRKLVRINRSRLDVPDDPYLEIPQAEFQAPVRAAVGRLRSELDQVVGIVLYGSVANGTADRRSDVDLWVVVRSNRAANQRAANEIVADLEAQRFDGERYAFHVAVESTESLPAFTEDVRAILRAGIVLHETDEYQQLHELLRREQE; encoded by the coding sequence GTGTCCCGGGATACAGGAGCGGATGCCGAACGAGGACTGTCGGTCACCCTCCCGGTCCCGCTCCCCGACGATTCGCTCTTCGGGCTCGCGAGCACCGACGCAGTGATCGAGTACCTCGCGCGAAATCGGACCGAGTCGATCGCCCAGACCGATCTCGCGGACCGGATCGATAGCCCTGAATCGTCCGTGCAGCGAGCCGTGGACGTGCTCGCTGCGAACGACCTCGTCGAGGTCAGGTACGAGGGGAATCGGAAGCTCGTTCGCATCAACCGCAGCCGACTCGACGTGCCCGACGACCCGTATCTCGAGATTCCACAGGCGGAGTTTCAGGCACCGGTGCGAGCTGCTGTCGGGCGGCTTCGATCGGAACTGGATCAGGTCGTCGGTATCGTACTCTACGGCAGCGTTGCCAACGGTACGGCAGATCGGCGGAGTGACGTCGACCTCTGGGTCGTCGTTCGGTCGAACCGTGCGGCGAACCAGCGTGCTGCAAACGAGATCGTCGCCGACCTCGAAGCCCAACGCTTCGACGGCGAGCGATACGCGTTCCACGTCGCCGTCGAGTCGACGGAATCACTCCCTGCGTTCACCGAGGACGTGCGTGCGATCCTTCGCGCCGGGATCGTTCTGCACGAGACCGACGAGTATCAGCAACTCCACGAACTGCTGCGCCGTGAGCAGGAGTAG
- a CDS encoding DNA-binding protein has protein sequence MSDPRPLVAAIDSACDAFEYVGTGPPEFERDVARDEEWRTQLTKACRYLASCRALRAKDGFNGAVVELCFSAIERTIEAYLLRHTADSLASYRDHETVYERAAEHGVFERETAERLARLYRRNRTEHYYGGLVPTQAKEAAMFELAGQVHSYVTGLLEDEPVCQCP, from the coding sequence GTGAGCGATCCGCGCCCACTCGTGGCAGCAATCGATTCCGCCTGCGACGCCTTCGAGTACGTCGGTACTGGCCCACCCGAGTTCGAGCGAGACGTTGCCCGGGACGAGGAGTGGCGAACGCAGCTCACCAAGGCCTGTCGCTATCTCGCGAGTTGCCGGGCACTCCGAGCGAAGGACGGGTTCAACGGTGCGGTCGTCGAGCTCTGTTTCAGCGCCATCGAGCGCACGATCGAGGCGTACCTCTTGCGGCACACCGCTGACAGTCTCGCGTCGTATCGAGACCACGAGACGGTCTACGAGCGAGCCGCCGAGCATGGCGTCTTCGAGCGTGAGACTGCCGAGCGGCTAGCGCGCCTGTATCGAAGAAACCGAACCGAACACTACTATGGCGGGTTGGTTCCGACGCAAGCCAAGGAAGCGGCGATGTTCGAACTCGCCGGACAGGTCCACAGCTACGTGACTGGGCTGTTGGAGGACGAACCCGTGTGCCAGTGCCCCTGA